The window AGGGTCCCATCGCTCTGTCGCCCCAGTCGTCCGTCTGTCCCGAGGATCGCTGACGCGTCGGCCTGGAACCGCTCGAACCGCGCCTGGGCCCGCAGGTCCTGACGGTGCTCGGCGCCCAGGATCGCAAACACTGCCGCTAGTAGCGAGGTGACCACGAACACCTCGGTCAGCGACACCCGGCTCAGCCGGGCAGCCGGGTCACGGGCCTTGCGGATCTGCCGGACGGCGCCCAGCCCCGCGCCGGTGGCCACCAGGATCGCGATCGCCGCGTACCGCGGCGGCCGCAACGGCGTGTCGGTCCACAGCGATAGGGCCCAGCCTCACAGGCCGCCGCCCAGGCAGGCCGCCGCCGTTGCAATCACGATGCCGCGCCAGCCGATCGTGCGGTCCGCTGTTGTGACCGTCATTTGTGTTACATCTGTAGTGGCCTACGCCGTTGCTTGGTCGTGTGATCGCCATTCTAGGAGTCAGTCGGCCGCTGCGACAACTCCGTTCGGTCGGACGCACCTAGCGTGCTGCTCGGCTACAATGCGGTCCGGCGGCGCCGGTCGCGCATCAATTCTCCTCATCCCAAGGGCTCCCCGATGCCGGCGCTTGAGCAAACGCTGTTCGGACTCCTCGTGTGCGGCGTGGTCATCGTCGCGATCCTGCTGCTGATCCTCGTGCGACTGCAGCAGCTGCTCGAAATGAATCGCAGGCGGCCACGCTCGGCGGTCGAGCAGGCGATCGAGCGGGGCGACTTCGAAGAGATCATCCGCCGCGCGCAGAAGCAGCTCGAGCAGACGCCCCACCACACCCGGGCGCGGTGGTCGCTCGCCAAGGCGTACTTTGCCAAGGAGATGTGGGCCGAGGCGAAGGCCGAGTTCGAAACCATTGGCCGAAACGACCCGAGCTGGCGGGTCAAGTTCACCGAGCCGTATCTGGATGAGATCGAGAAGCGGCAGGCGGGCTGAGCTCCACGAATGCCGCCAGACGACGTCTCACGGCGGGCGGTTCTCTAGAAGACCACCGCGGTCGGAATCTGGCTTTTCACTGCCTGGACTACCGAGTCAGGGCCGGCTAGTGGCGTCCGGCTAGCGTTAGGAGTAGAGTAACCAACGCCGGGCCTGACTTCTCTATCCGACGGCCCTCTTTTTCTCGGGAGCTCGCTATGATTCTGCATCGTTTGCCGTCCTTGCAATGCTTGGCGGCCGTGCTGCTCTGCTCCACATTTCTAACTTCTGCGCGAGGGGCCGAGGAAGTCAATGTCCTCAACTACATTCGCGCCGAGAGCGACGCGCAGTTCGCCGGCTACGCCGCCAAGGCGGGCGGCGTCGGCAAAGTGCTCCACATGCGCGAGGTGTACTCGGTAGAGAACCAAGTCACGATCCGCGGCAACCGCGACACGCTCTACTCATTCGTGGTCCTCGACCTGACGACGCCCGCCGTGGTGATGAAGCCCGAGTCTCCCGGGCGGTTTCAGTCGTTGCTGGTAATCAGCCAAGACCACTACAACCCCCTGCTCAAGAACGGCGGCGGCGAGGTCACGCTCAGCCTCGACAGCGTCGGCACGCGGTACGCGATGGCGCTGTTCCGCACCTTCTGCGACCCCAACAGCCCCGACGACATGAAGCAGGCGCACGCGCTGCAGGACAAGATCCAGTTGAAGCAGTCCTCGCCCGGCAGCCTCAAGCTGCCCGACTGGGACAAGGCATCGCTTGTTGCGACCCGCGCCCAACTCAATCAGCTGGCTGCGAAGGTGAAGAGTTTCCCCTTGGCCTTCGGGCGGAAGGGCGAGGTCGACCCGATTCAGCACCTGATGGGCAGCGCCTTCGGCTGGGGCGGCAACCCCCAGCGCGGCGCCATGTACTTCAACGTCACGCCTGAGAAGAACGACGGCCAAACCGCGTATACCCTGACCATGCCCAAGGACGTGCCGGTCGAGGCCTTCTGGTCGGTGACGGTGTACAACAAGGAGGGCTTCTTCTCGCCCAACGACCAGAACGCCTACTCGTTCAACAGCATCACCGCCGATCGCAACGCCGACGGCACGGTAACTGTCCACTTCGGCGGCGACGCCAAGGCCGCCAACTACCTGCCGATCACCCCCGGCTGGAACTACATTGTCCGCTGCTACCTGCCGGGTTGGCAGGTAATCGAGGGCAACTGGTCGCCGCCCGCGCCGGTGGCGTCGCCCTCAGAGTAGCGTCTTGACGCCCGTCGCACCCCAACAACCTTATGCGTCGGGTCCGCCGAACACCACGCGGGCCGGCCTCGCGTTGAAGCACTCGTCGACGATATCGAAGTGGTC is drawn from Posidoniimonas polymericola and contains these coding sequences:
- a CDS encoding tetratricopeptide repeat protein → MPALEQTLFGLLVCGVVIVAILLLILVRLQQLLEMNRRRPRSAVEQAIERGDFEEIIRRAQKQLEQTPHHTRARWSLAKAYFAKEMWAEAKAEFETIGRNDPSWRVKFTEPYLDEIEKRQAG
- a CDS encoding DUF1214 domain-containing protein; this encodes MILHRLPSLQCLAAVLLCSTFLTSARGAEEVNVLNYIRAESDAQFAGYAAKAGGVGKVLHMREVYSVENQVTIRGNRDTLYSFVVLDLTTPAVVMKPESPGRFQSLLVISQDHYNPLLKNGGGEVTLSLDSVGTRYAMALFRTFCDPNSPDDMKQAHALQDKIQLKQSSPGSLKLPDWDKASLVATRAQLNQLAAKVKSFPLAFGRKGEVDPIQHLMGSAFGWGGNPQRGAMYFNVTPEKNDGQTAYTLTMPKDVPVEAFWSVTVYNKEGFFSPNDQNAYSFNSITADRNADGTVTVHFGGDAKAANYLPITPGWNYIVRCYLPGWQVIEGNWSPPAPVASPSE